One window of Oryza brachyantha chromosome 12, ObraRS2, whole genome shotgun sequence genomic DNA carries:
- the LOC102705126 gene encoding NAC domain-containing protein 90-like — MSDPMATPGFRFYPTEEELLGFYLRHRLAGTRERDVARVIPVVDVYSYHPSQLRSMAGEASVRDKEQWFFFCPRAERELHGGRPARTTPSGYWKATGSPSWVFSASTTRVIGVKRTMVFYQGRAPTGTKTRWKMNEYKAVAAAAADDPHTAAAAGAVLLPPMAPPSPPPPNASSACVPLIRNELSVCRVYISTGTLRSFDRRPLDTPPTGRRDHHQALQAVRQQQRRHADDALPSTVAVAAAAVANANLADVVVAGVEAEYSHSHDSSASSKDAAAIDWSSLITGTMTGDFSFNDIDFSSGGIEPWPQV, encoded by the exons ATGAGCGATCCGATGGCCACGCCGGGGTTCCGGTTCTACCcgacggaggaggagctgctcgGCTTCtacctccgccaccgcctcgccggcacCAGGGAGCGCGACGTCGCCCGCGTCATCCCCGTCGTCGACGTCTACAGCTACCATCCTTCCCAGCTCCGCT CCATGGCGGGGGAAGCGAGCGTGAGGGACAAGGAGCAGTGGTTCTTCTTCTGCccgcgggcggagagggagctGCACGGCGGCAGGCCGGCGAGGACCACGCCGTCGGGGTACTGGAAGGCCACGGGGTCGCCGTCGTGGGTCTTCTCGGCCTCCACCACCAGGGTCATCGGGGTCAAGCGGACCATGGTCTTCTACCAGGGCCGCGCCCCCACGGGGACCAAGACCCGCTGGAAGATGAACGAGTACaaggccgtcgctgccgccgccgccgacgacccacacaccgccgccgccgccggagccgtgCTGCTTCCACCCATggcgccgccttcgccgcctcctcccaaTGCCTCCTCCGCGTGCGTGCCGCTGATAAGGAACGAGCTGAGCGTGTGCCGGGTGTACATCAGCACCGGCACGCTCAGATCCTTCGACCGCCGCCCCCTCGACACGCCGCCGACCGGCCGCCGTGATCACCATCAAGCGCTCCAGGCAGTCCGGCAGCAACAACGTCGTCATGCTGATGACGCCCTCCCgtcgacggtggcggtggcggcggcggcggtggcaaaCGCCAACCTCGCCGACGTCGTGGTCGCCGGCGTGGAGGCCGAGTATTCGCACTCACACGACAGCTCTGCCTCGTCCAAAGATGCCGCCGCCATCGACTGGAGCTCGCTGATTACTGGCACCATGACCGGTGATTTCAGCTTCAACGACATCGATTTCAGTTCTGGTGGTATTGAGCCATGGCCGCAAGTTTGA
- the LOC102708389 gene encoding G-box-binding factor 1-like produces the protein MSDHGGDGDMQRQCRRGVAVDVVELGAALALADMAGAAVKPPPRPACAAQDDEDEEMVATTRLTLQLGNNNNSNVGIQSSSCSSSGSSAGRPALPPPPSSSTSYGPKLRHMLTEEEKEAKRLRRVLANRESARQTILRRQAIRDELARKVADLSTQNESMKKERETVMQEYLSLKETNKQLKEQAHHLSLSLF, from the exons ATGTCGGACCACGGCGGGGACGGGGACATGCAGCGGCAATGCCGGCGAGGCGTGGCGGTGGACGTCGTCGAgctcggcgcggcgctggCCCTGGCCGACATGGCCGGAGCCGCCGTCAAACCGCCGCCAAGGCCAGCCTGCGCCGCTcaggacgacgaggacgaggagatGGTGGCCACCACGAGGCTAACCCTCCAGCTgggcaacaacaacaacagcaacGTCGGCATCCaatcctcctcctgctccagCAGCGGCTCCAGCGCCGGCCgccccgcgctgccgccgccgccatcgtcgtcaACAAGCTACGGCCCCAAGCTCCGCCACATGCTCACCGAG gaggagaaggaggcgaAGCGGCTGCGGCGAGTGCTCGCCAACCGGGAATCCGCGCGCCAAACCATACTCCGCCGCCAG GCGATTAGGGACGAACTGGCCAGAAAGGTTGCAGATCTGTCGACACAGAACGAGAGCATGAAGAAG GAGAGAGAAACAGTGATGCAAGAGTACCTCTCACTGAAGGAGACAAACAAGCAGCTCAAAGAACAGGCACATCATCTATCGCTTTCCTTATTCTAG
- the LOC102708667 gene encoding mRNA-decapping enzyme-like protein, producing the protein MRPPAPAPASVGKVTPNLAMDAGGTRSLNLTVLQRLDPAVEDILITAAHVTLYDFSIDLNQWSRKDVEGSLFVVKRNKQPRFQFIVMNRRNTDNLVEDLLSDFEYELQPPYLLYRNAAQEVNGIWFYNQQDCDAVAGVFGRILNAYAKVPPKPKVPSTKSEFEELEAVPTSAAIDGPLEPSPSSTVLVSNAPDESLTNYFSGAVNVGSVTSTPTAGRTYQTTESVASSHVPLIIPSAAPTHQMGFPSGAASAPPLPILETKTHANHSTNLVTPAFFAPPLSSSTSLVAQASSLMPTPSPLHPTTSNAQRPAYGHGTPLLQPFPPPTPPASLTPAHNDEPVISRDKIKGALHRLVQNDEFISLLYRELQNM; encoded by the exons atgcggccgccggcgccggcgccggcgagcgtgGGGAAGGTGACGCCCAACCTGGCGATGGACGCGGGGGGCACGCGGTCGCTCAACCTCACCGTGCTCCAGCGCCTCGACCCCGCCGTCGAGGACATCCTCATCACCGCCGCCCACGTCACGCTCTACGACTTCAGCATCGACCTCAACCAGTGG AGCCGGAAGGACGTCGAGGGGTCGCTCTTCGTGGTGAAGAG GAACAAGCAGCCGAGGTTCCAGTTCATCGTCATGAACAGGCGCAACACCG ATAATCTCGTGGAGGATCTATTGAGTGACTTTGAATATGAACTTCAACCTCCGTATTTGTTGTACCGAAATGCTGCACAGGAAGTAAATGGTATTTGGTTTTATAACCAACAAGACTGTGATGCTGTTGCCGGTGTTTTTGGAAG GATATTGAATGCTTACGCCAAAGTGCCTCCAAAACCTAAAGTACCTTCCACAAAAAG TGAGTTTGAGGAGTTGGAGGCTGTTCCCACATCGGCTGCTATAGATGGCCCCCTTGAACCTTCTCCATCGTCCACTGTTCTGGTTTCTAATGCCCCTGATGAATCACTGACCAATTATTTCAGT ggCGCTGTTAACGTTGGGAGTGTGACAAGTACACCAACGGCTGGAAGAACTTATCAGACTACTGAATCTGTTGCATCCTCACATGTTCCCTTGATCATTCCATCTGCTGCTCCTACACATCAAATGGGCTTTCCATCAGGTGCAGCATCAGCTCCACCTCTGCCCATCCTTGAGACTAAAACTCATGCTAACCACTCAACAAACCTTGTAACTCCAGCTTTCTTTGCACCTCCCTTGTCCTCTTCCACATCATTGGTGGCACAGGCTTCATCCTTGATGCCTACACCGTCACCTCTTCACCCAACTACTTCCAATGCTCAACGTCCTGCATATGGACATGGTACACCCCTTCTTCAACCCTTTCCACCACCAACTCCACCTGCATCACTTACCCCTGCACACAACGATGAGCCTGTTATTTCGAGGGATAAGATTAAGGGTGCTCTCCATAGACTTGTTCAG AACGATGAATTCATCAGTTTACTCTATCGGGAGTTACAGAATATGTAG
- the LOC121056027 gene encoding probable F-box protein At2g36090, producing the protein MLELKLKLKLIMASVRSEAMVDGVAEVGAATCIEDVPADVLSLVLRRLDGASLAAAGCTCTGFRELAADAAMWRAICLAAWPSVRDVPGVCGGGGRGGGCRALFADAFPFPAASSSSVAGSESSGSTLPARLVSAVDLHHNGVCVMSRVVETDTSSEWFLASPFRLDALVQEGFSAPAPITPAELTLSWILIDPATGRAVNASSRRPVSVDRSWLTGETVARFTVVLGDGGGVALDAAVTCDDRYGHVREVSLCSVDSEGVSISGRDGLATVAAAMGGARQSRGAEAAARRRYEAFARGTAARKARRDGVVDLCCSGVAAAAFVGLLSTLTLQ; encoded by the coding sequence ATGCTcgagctgaagctgaagctgaagctgaTCATGGCGAGTGTACGTTCTGAGGCGATGGTCGACGGCGTGGCCGAGGTGGGCGCCGCAACGTGCATCGAGGATGTCCCGGCGGACGTGCTTTCCCTCGTGCTACGCCGGCTCGACggcgcctccctcgccgccgccgggtgcACGTGCACCGGCTTccgcgagctcgccgccgatgCGGCGATGTGGCGCGCGATCTGCCTCGCGGCGTGGCCGTCGGTGCGCGACGTCCCAGGCGtctgtggcggcggcggcagaggaggagggtgcCGGGCGCTCTTCGCCGACGCGTTCCCGTTCccggccgcgtcgtcgtcgtcggtggccGGCTCGGAGTCGTCGGGCTCtactctccccgcccggctcGTCTCGGCCGTCGACCTGCATCACAACGGCGTCTGCGTCATGTCGCGCGTCGTGGAGACGGACACCTCGTCGGAGTGGTTCCTGGCGTCGCCGTTCCGCCTCGACGCGCTCGTCCAGGAGGGCttctcggcgccggcgccgatcaCGCCGGCCGAGCTGACGCTGAGCTGGATACTGATCGACCCAGCCACCGGCCGCGCCGTCAACGCCTCGAGCCGGCGTCCGGTGTCCGTCGACCGGAGCTGGCTCACAGGGGAGACAGTGGCGCGGTTCACCGTGgtgctcggcgacggcggcggcgtcgccctcGACGCGGCGGTGACATGCGACGACCGGTACGGGCACGTCCGGGAGGTGAGCCTGTGCTCCGTGGACAGCGAGGGCGTCAGCATCAGCGGGCGCGACGGGCTCGCCACGGTGGCCGCGGCAATGGGGGGCGCGAGGCAGagccgcggcgcggaggcggcggcgagacggcgATACGAGGCGTTCGCGAGGGGGACAGCGGCGAGGAAGGCGAGGCGGGACGGCGTGGTTGACCTCTGCTGCTccggcgtcgcggcggccgcgttCGTGGGGCTCCTCTCGACGCTGACGCTCCAGTGA